The sequence below is a genomic window from Pseudomonadota bacterium.
ACGTTCCATGCTTCAGAGTGTCGGGCTCTTTGCCGCGAAACTTGTTTTCGAACAGTCGCCGGATCCTGTTGAATCAACCGCCAGACTGCTCAAGATGAAAAAGATCCTGCCCGATGCCTATTATCTGGAATTTTATCTCGGACAGAACCTGGTCCGCCTCGGGCGCCATGACGAAGCCCTGCTCCACCTGAATAGAGCCCTGACCCTCAACCCCGAAGAAGAAGATATTCCTTATATCTATTCATTTATCGGTGATTGCTTGAAAGACCTCGGAAAATATAAAGAGGCCATCGCCATGCTTGAAAAGGGCCGCACGATTGATGATGAACGTCCGGATCTCCACAATCTTCTGGGTTTCTGCCATTTCAAACTGGAAAAATATGAGACTGCGGTGCACCATTTTACCAGGGCGGTTGAACTGTTCCCGTCTTCGGCAATCGATTATGCCAATCTCGGAGTCAATTACCGGAAACTCGGTAAAAATGAAGAGGCGATCAAGAATTTTGAACTGGCCCTTGAAATGGATAAATCCATTGATTTTGCCCGTACCCATCTTGAGGAACTCAGCGCCCAGGCGTGATCATCTCTCCAGATACTTTCCTTCTTAAATGACAGCAAAGGCATGAAGTAAAACCATACGCTTCATGCCTTTGCTGTTTTGCTCGATGAACACATCCTACTTGCTATTCTCGGCACCGTCCGCTGCCACATGACAGCCCTTACAATTGACCGGTCCGTTTTTCCCCTCAAAGCCGTTTTTATGACATTCCTTGCACTTGGCATGAAAGATTGCCTTCCTGACTTTCAGGTTTTCGTTTTCAAACAATTGATTATGGCAGGCCAAACATTGAAGCTGGGAGGTGTCCTCCATGGCCGCAATTTCTTCCTGAGTACGGCCTTTATGCGCTTTATCATGATGGCATTGGGCGCATTGAATACCTGTTTTTTCATGAATCTCATGACCAAACCGCGCCGACTTCTTTCCTTCTAGGGTCAATTCTCCTTCAGGATAGACCGGCGTTTTTTGCAATTCCTCCCCGGACACTGCCAATCCGCTGATCAATAATAAGAGACTGATTGCCACCGCAATTATCGATGTTCTTTTGTTCATCTGCTTTCCTCCTGTTTGAAGTTTGTTACATTTTCATGCTTCCATGCCTCAATTCTAATGCTTACAAACAAAGGGGAATAGCCGACATCGGGTCATGTCGCCCTACATAGCTGCTGAAATCCTACTGAGGGAATCTGCTTTTTAGAATCTCAATCTGCCAAACTATCATAGTTCTTTGGGTGTATAGTAAATTCTGGTAGTATATTTTCCAGTTAACCGAGCTTAATTCAGAGTCGCAAATCTTAATAGAAATCATCCTATGATCAGAATCAACGGGGACCAAATCCGCCGCATACGGGAGTCAAAGGGTCTGACGCAACTCTATCTTGCGACTTTTGTCGGAGTGACCACCGACACCGTCTCTCGCTGGGAAAACCGTAAGTATCCGACGATCAAGAAGGAAAACGCCGCAAAACTTGCCGAGGCACTGGAAACCGATCTTGCCAAGATTCTTGAAAACCCCGATTCAGCGGAAGCCGTCAGCGAAGTATTTGCCCACGACCAGGGCAACTATCGTACTTCTCTGCCCGGCCCATTAAAAATATTATGGGCATTACTCGCCTTTA
It includes:
- a CDS encoding tetratricopeptide repeat protein, which translates into the protein RSMLQSVGLFAAKLVFEQSPDPVESTARLLKMKKILPDAYYLEFYLGQNLVRLGRHDEALLHLNRALTLNPEEEDIPYIYSFIGDCLKDLGKYKEAIAMLEKGRTIDDERPDLHNLLGFCHFKLEKYETAVHHFTRAVELFPSSAIDYANLGVNYRKLGKNEEAIKNFELALEMDKSIDFARTHLEELSAQA
- a CDS encoding cytochrome c family protein, with amino-acid sequence MNKRTSIIAVAISLLLLISGLAVSGEELQKTPVYPEGELTLEGKKSARFGHEIHEKTGIQCAQCHHDKAHKGRTQEEIAAMEDTSQLQCLACHNQLFENENLKVRKAIFHAKCKECHKNGFEGKNGPVNCKGCHVAADGAENSK